The Zygosaccharomyces rouxii strain CBS732 chromosome G complete sequence genome contains a region encoding:
- the FIP1 gene encoding cleavage polyadenylation factor subunit FIP1 (some similarities with uniprot|P45976 Saccharomyces cerevisiae YJR093C FIP1 Subunit of cleavage polyadenylation factor) produces MSSSGDEDDKFLYGSDEEEKPIVSNKRPQEGEVAESDKRPKPNETANKQDSESSEAEESESEASESDSDSDVEFIISTGADTTRLDSVSAPGSQASGATQASGISVATAQPEEPSTGQENAAVPAQTGTPGQPATGESTVDLNVEGTYEGEPVTSLDPEVLKEKPWRQPGANLSDYFNYGFNEYTWMEYLYKQEKLRQEYNPHKILMGLMTLQQNGKLNGPTGMEGGMDVGGANGAGPNRPMPPPGFPPLPMFGGFSPFGMPGMMMNQGQKK; encoded by the coding sequence ATGAGTTCCAGTGGggatgaagatgacaaATTTTTATATGGGTCcgatgaagaggagaagCCAATTGTGAGTAACAAGAGACCTCAGGAGGGCGAAGTAGCAGAATCTGACAAAAGGCCTAAACCCAACGAAACTGCCAATAAACAGGATAGTGAATCTAGTGAAGCGGAAGAAAGTGAAAGTGAGGCTTCAGAAAGTGATAGTGATTCAGACGTGGAATTTATTATAAGTACAGGTGCAGATACTACGCGGCTGGACTCGGTATCAGCGCCTGGATCACAAGCATCAGGTGCAACGCAGGCTAGTGGTATAAGTGTAGCGACTGCGCAACCAGAGGAACCTAGTACTGGCCAGGAAAATGCGGCTGTCCCGGCTCAAACAGGAACTCCAGGACAGCCTGCTACAGGTGAAAGTACCGTGGATTTAAACGTTGAAGGAACTTATGAAGGTGAACCAGTGACTAGTTTAGATCCTGAAGTGCTGAAGGAAAAGCCCTGGAGACAGCCTGGTGCCAATTTAAGTGACTATTTCAATTATGGATTTAACGAATATACATGGATGGAATATTTGTacaaacaagaaaaattgagacAAGAATATAATCCTCATAAGATATTAATGGGATTGATGACATTACAacaaaatggtaaattgaatGGACCCACTGGGATGGAAGGTGGTATGGATGTTGGTGGTGCAAATGGTGCTGGTCCAAACAGACCAATGCCACCACCAGGATTCCCACCATTACCAATGTTTGGTggtttttcaccatttggTATGCCTGgtatgatgatgaatcaaGGTCAAAAGAAATAG
- a CDS encoding Zn(II)2Cys6 transcription factor (similar to uniprot|P43634 Saccharomyces cerevisiae YLR098C CHA4 Zinc-finger protein with Zn[2]-Cys[6] fungal-type binuclear cluster domain; DNA-binding transcriptional activator or CHA1 and to YOR337W uniprot|P47988 Saccharomyces cerevisiae YOR337W TEA1 Mutants are defective in Ty1 Enhancer-mediated Activation Ty1 enhancer activator), with product MTTKRLACQNCRQKRKKCDLELPCSRCTRLKVECIPTVQDMRKEKATNTYRKRLEDHVAYLEGLLNEKQAALLHVTPQGKKLDELHKDTDIRQSVVLFFKWLYPNQFVFIFREAFLVAFLREQQEGHEYISEELVYAVAALGASLNKRSDPLYARAQEYYQLAKDKTLAKVFQQEDNDKSSLPKLVLIQTLLCLAFYEIRVGNNELAWYFSGLAFRIVHEIGLHLHSSSWSINKEEHEQRTSENLSQYDTEVRSRIYWGCYLADHLISQLFGRVSTLSLSNSTVPETDELPSTAADIKEFVLCKQAECPQVANPVKSLIVLSRITSWFVNKIFIQSYILEERMENLAKFNAEMVNWKTSLSQELQWSRESLLADSFYDPTICYVWYHYYMALLSYNKPFVSQSVKSRQLIEESIQDLYLILKNWEASWGGYEKCNLYTVYTAILAIQCYETGNISRAHYDDFRAFLNSPSLNFKLPISVPKVQENNNPMESLSLSNFFDTYNPDFSLLNEINSLLDIDNTHFL from the coding sequence ATGACAACTAAAAGACTAGCATGTCAAAACTGTAGgcagaagaggaaaaaatgCGACCTTGAGCTTCCCTGTTCCAGATGTACAAGACTTAAGGTAGAATGTATCCCTACGGTGCAAGACATGAGGAAAGAAAAGGCTACTAATACTTACAGGAAACGATTAGAAGATCATGTTGCGTATCTCGAAGGacttttgaatgaaaagCAGGCTGCTTTGCTCCATGTAACCCctcaaggaaaaaaattggatgaaCTACATAAGGACACTGATATTCGTCAAAGTGTagttcttttcttcaaatggcTGTATCCGAACCAATTCGTATTCATCTTTAGAGAGGCCTTTTTAGTTGCATTTTTGCGAGAACAGCAAGAGGGTCATGAGTACATCTCGGAAGAACTGGTATATGCCGTAGCCGCCTTAGGAGCAAGCCTTAATAAACGTTCAGATCCCCTCTATGCGCGGGCGCAAGAATACTATCAATTGGCAAAGGATAAAACATTAGCTAAAGTTTTTCAGCAAgaagataatgataaatCTTCTCTGCCTAAATTAGTCCTCATTCAGACTCTGCTTTGCCTGGCATTTTATGAAATTAGAGTTGGTAATAACGAATTAGCGTGGTATTTCTCGGGATTAGCGTTTAGAATAGTGCATGAAATTGGGCTTCATTTACATTCTAGCTCTTGGAGTATCAACAAAGAGGAACATGAACAGAGAACTAGTGAAAATTTATCTCAATACGATACAGAAGTAAGAAGTAGAATTTATTGGGGGTGTTATTTGGCAGATCATCTGATATCACAATTATTCGGTAGAGTCTCCACTTTAAGTCTTTCTAATTCAACGGTTCCTGAAACTGACGAATTACCGAGCACTGCAGCTGATATCAAGGAATTCGTTCTTTGTAAACAGGCTGAGTGTCCGCAAGTAGCAAACCCCGTGAAATCTTTAATCGTCCTCTCTAGAATTACTTCATGGTTTGTGAATAAGATATTTATCCAGTCCTacattttggaagaacGAATGGAAAATTTAGCCAAATTTAACGCAGaaatggtgaattggaaaacttcCCTGTCGCAAGAATTACAATGGTCACGAGAAAGCCTGTTGGCAGATTCCTTTTATGATCCAACAATATGTTATGTTTGGTATCACTATTACATGGCATTGTTGTCATACAACAAGCCGTTTGTCTCTCAAAGTGTAAAGAGTCGCCAATTGATTGAAGAATCGATTCAAGATCTCTACTTGATTCTTAAGAATTGGGAGGCCTCTTGGGGCGGTTACGAAAAATGTAACCTATATACAGTTTACACCGCCATTCTAGCCATCCAATGTTATGAGACTGGAAACATTAGCAGAGCTCATTATGACGATTTCCGTGCATTCCTTAATTCCCCTTCGTTAAATTTTAAACTCCCCATATCCGTTCCAAAAGttcaagaaaataataatcCCATGGAATCTCTTAGTCTCTCCAACTTCTTTGATACTTACAATCCCGATTTCTCTTTGCTCAATgagatcaattctttgctGGACATCGATAATACACATTTCCTCTAG
- the IME1 gene encoding transcription factor IME1 (weakly similar to uniprot|P21190 Saccharomyces cerevisiae YJR094C IME1 Master regulator of meiosis that is active only during meiotic events activates transcription of early meiotic genes through interaction with Ume6p degraded by the 26S proteasome following phosphorylation by Ime2p) produces the protein MDPAISSNFNSFSDMVLNSEHQQNNLEADFYDFYLNDGHCEEDKDSDNEHENDEEEEPDFESSQLHQLVHTQPIHLINYQMLSDYTLRKEKDFEDHASSRSSILATFEDIEVISENAVNFFDGGNMTDDVNTAATSATGAHFKHDLLDVASEEWNIWKQQVPISNFYQSNNTTVGPPEATVGASGTAPLKNSQEMDWEVPRSLPFEYKDAGHYLDFSHCINLQDELEVPPLHLQQPPQCHNRNNSENNYNYQITTDASFTGRRPTEEENFFVKTLNSKLYRYTGYFGAGSRDQDYHDKVRFQEISYKFSKTYF, from the coding sequence ATGGACCCCGCCATTTCCAGCAACTTCAACAGTTTCTCTGACATGGTTTTGAATTCGGAACATCAACAAAACAATCTTGAAGCTGATTTTTAcgatttttatttgaatgaCGGTCACTGCGAAGAGGATAAAGATAGTGATAATGAGCATGAAAATGACGAGGAAGAGGAACCTGATTTTGAATCTTCTCAATTACATCAATTGGTCCATACTCAACCAATTCATCTGATTAATTATCAGATGCTTTCCGATTATACCTTgagaaaggaaaaggatTTCGAAGATCACGCTTCTTCTAGATCCTCCATTCTGGctacttttgaagatatcGAGGTTATTTCTGAAAACGCAGTGAATTTTTTCGATGGCGGTAATATGACCGACGACGTTAATACAGCTGCTACTAGTGCAACAGGTGCACATTTTAAACATGATCTATTAGATGTAGCATCTGAAGAgtggaatatttggaaacaACAAGTACCAATCTCgaatttttaccaaagtaataatactaCTGTTGGTCCTCCTGAAGCTACCGTCGGCGCTAGCGGTACAGCCCCATTAAAGAATTCGCAAGAAATGGATTGGGAGGTCCCACGTAGTTTACCATTTGAATACAAGGATGCTGGTCATTACCTTGATTTTTCACACTGCATTAATcttcaagatgaattagagGTGCCCCCATTGCATTTACAACAACCTCCACAATGTCACAATCGTAATAACAGTGAAAATAACTATAACTACCAAATTACGACTGACGCATCTTTCACCGGAAGACGCCCcactgaagaagaaaatttcttcGTCAAAACTTTAAACTCAAAGCTTTACAGGTATACAGGTTATTTCGGAGCAGGCTCTAGAGACCAAGATTACCATGATAAAGTAAGATTCCAAGAGATTTCCTACAAATTCAGTAAAACGTACTTTTGA